DNA sequence from the Sandaracinaceae bacterium genome:
TTCACCACCCGGCACGGCTACGACGTGCGCTTCTCGGGCGGGAGCGTGCGCGAGGCGCCCAGCGTGGTCGGCCGTCTGGATGCGTTGGGCCTGCGCTGTGCATGCCTCTTCTTTCCGGCGACGTATCCTCCCGAGCGCCTCGCGCACGGCGTGTTCGTCAGCGGCTGGGATGCCCCCGTGGCGTTCGAGGCTGACGCATCGTTCGTGTGGCCGCCCGCGCTGCACGGCCCGCTGCTGGAGCGCTTCGCGGCAGGACGCTTCGACGACGTGGACGAGTTCGACGCCGACCGTCCTGGCTGGCACGCCGAGCTGCCCTCGGCGCTGGTGGAGCGCGTCGGGCGCAAGCGGGACCTCGGCGCGTGGCTCCTTGGGCGCGAGACGTGGGATGCCTTCGCCCTCTACTTCGGGGAGAGTGACACGGCCGCCCACTACCTGTACGGACTGCACGACCCGCGTTCGCCGCGGCATCCGAGCGACCATCCCGAGGCTGCGCGTGCCCCCAGCGGCTTGACCGAGGTGTACGTCGCGCTCGACCGCGCCCTCGGGGAGCTGCTCGTCGCGGCCGCTGGCCAAGGAGGGCCCGAGGCCGTCGAGCTCACCATCGTCAGCGATCACGGCTCTGGGGGGAGCTCCGACACGGTCATCTACCTGAACCGGGTGCTCGAGGAGGCCGGCCTGCTGCGCTTCCGCGAGGCGGGCCTCGAGCGCGAGCTGGTCGGGCGCTTGAAGGAAGCGGCGTTGACGCGGCTCCCGCCCGCCTTGCGCGAACGGCTCTTTGGTCTGTTCGGGACGGTGCTCCCCAGCGCCCTCGAGTCGCGCGCGCGCTTCGGGGCCATCGACTTCGCGCACACGACGTGCTTCAGCGACGAGCTCAACTACATGCCCGCCGTCCACCTGAACATCCGCGGGCGAGAGCCCCAGGGGACGGTGGCGGAGTCGGACCTTCCCCGAGTGCGCGCGCAGGTCGTCCGCGCGTTGCAGGCGCTGCGCGACCCGCTCACGGGTGCGCCCGTGGTGGCCGCCGTGCACCGCCGGGAGGACCTCTTCGAGGGGCCGTACGTCGAGCGCGCGCCCGACCTGCTGCTCGAGCTACACCCGGACCGCGGGTACACCTACAACCTCATGCCGTCGGGCGGCGCGCCGCCAGGGACGGGCGCATTTCGCCGTCTCGCGCCTGACGAGTGGCTCGGCCGAAAGGGGCGCAGCCTGCCAGGGAGCCACCGCCCGAACGGGTTCTTCGCCGCCGCCGGGCCACGCATCAGCGCGATGGGTGAGCTCGACATGCACATCGCCGACGCCACGGCGACATGGCTCGCGCGCATGGACGTGGCGGTCCCGCCGGAGTTCGCGGGGCGCGTGCTGTACGAGGCGCTCGGCGAGGTGGTCGGCACGACGGAGAGCGGCGCGCACGTCCGAGCCCTCCCCGACCTCCCCGCCAGTCGCGCCCTACGTGATGACAGCGCCGCCGACGAAGCACGCGTCGAGGCCCGCCTGCGTGCCCTTGGGTATGTCGACTGACCGCGCGCCCGCCGTGCTGCGCAGCCTGCACGTGGCGTGCATGCCCTTTCCGACCCCGCAAGGGACGCAGGCCATCGTCGCGATGATGGTGCGTGCGCTCCGCGAGGCTGGTCACGACGCAGCGTTGCTGACCTACGCCCATGGCGTGGCGACGCCAGGCGCACCAGAGCCGGAGCGCCTCTCCGACTGGCCTCGCGTTCGCGCGACGCGCAGCGGTCCCTCGCTCGGCAAGGTCGCGCTCGACCTCCGCATGGTCGCGGCGGTCCGACGCCGGCTGCGGCGCGCGCCCGTGGACGTAGTCGTCGCGCACAACGTCGAGGCCGCTTGGGCCTGCGCGGGTGTGGGCGACGTGCCGGTGGTCTACTACGCGCACACCTCCATGCGCGAGGAGCTGCCGCACTACGCGCGCGCGACGTACAAGCGGTCGGCTCGTGCCCTCGGCGCGCTCCTGGACCGGGGCGCTTGCGCCGGCAGCGCGGCGGTCTTCGCGCTCACGCCCGTGCTGACCGAGCGCTACGCTCCGCTGCACGCGCACGTCCGCTGCGTGCCTCCGCCCTTCGAGCGCCCACCTGGCGCGCCACCGGATCGCGCGCGAGCCCGGTCCATCCTGGGGCTCGGTCGTGGCGACGTGGTCGCGCTCTACGCCGGCAACCTCGACGCGTACCAAGGGCTCTCGGTGCTGCTCCATGCGCTGCGGCAGCGAGGAGCGTGGACCTGCCTGGTGGCCACCGACTCCGACCCAACGCCCCTACGCGCGGAGGCCGTGCGCCTCGGGGTCGCGGCGCGCATCCGGTGGGCTCCACTCGCCACCGAACGGGACCGCGCCGTGGTCCACGCCGCGGCCGACGTCGCCCTCGTGCCCCGCCGTGCGCCGGGCGGGCTGCCCATCAAGCTGCTCGACGCGTTGGCGAGGGGTGTCCCGGTCGTAGCGGGGGCACGCGCGCTCGCTGGTCTGCCGCTCACCGCCGCCGTGACGGTGGTTCCGGATGACGACCCGGCGGCCCTGGCCGAGGCCGTCGTCCGCGTCGCATCAGGTCCCGCCGCAGCGAACGCCTCCGAAGGAGGGCAGCACGCGCTAGACCGTGCGGGGCTCACGCCAGACGACTTCGCGACGCGCTTCCAGCAGGCCTGCGCCAATGTCGTGCGCGTCGCGCCGGGGTAGACCGAGCGCCTCCGTCGGACATCGGTGAGCTCCGCTCGCGGCGTGACACGAGCGGGTCACGCGCGATGCCGCGCGTCAGCCACGCACCAGCTCCAGGTGCGGCACGGGCGCGTGCGCGTTCACGTGGCCGCTCTCCTCGGCGACGAAGACCCATCCACGCTCGTCCACGCGAATCCAGTCCGGCACCAGCTCGCAGCGCAGCCCGTCGCCGATGCGTGACCCGTCGTGGGGCCGCAGCACGTGTACCGTCGAGGACGGGACGAACAGCGCCCCGCCGCGCAGCACGGGCTCGAGCCGACGGGGCACCTCGTCCGCCCCCGCTTCGCTCAGAGACGCGCTCCAGCGGGTGTGGCCGGTCTCGAGCTCGAGGGCCGACACGCGGCCGTCCGGGCTGTTGCAGACCAGTAGATCATCCACGACGAGGGTCGCGGCCCCCGAACCGAGCCCTGGGTCGGCCACGTCCCAGCGCACGTGCTCGCGGTCGCTGCGGTACGCGATCGCTCGCCGGACGCCATCGCGCGACACGGCGACCGCGATTCCGTGCTTGTCCGGCACGGGCGAAGCGAGCGGGGCGCCGTCCAGCTGCGTGGTGAAATGCGCCTTTCCGCTGTAGAGGTCCACGACGTGCAGCGAGCCGTGTCTGGCCCCGAGGGCCCCTGCAGCCACGACCACTCGGTCCCCCACGACGACGGGCTTGGTGGCGAGCCGCTCCTTGGTCGCGTAGCACCACAGCTCGTCACCCGTGCTGGTGTCGACCGCGTGCAGTGTGCCTTCGGGCGAGCTGAGCAACAGCACGCGCCCCACCTTGACCAGCTGCAGGCCGCTCGCGCTGCGACTCGTGAAGCGCCAGCGCGGCTGTCCCGTGCGCAGGTCGAGCGCGACCACGCGCTGCCCTTCCACCAGCGCGACCATGGGTGGGACGCCTGGGCCGCCGAGCAGCATGCCGGGCTGGGGCGCGCCTGCTCGGGCGTCCACGCGCGCGGTCGCGAACGGTTCGCCATCCGAGACGTCGCAGAACTCGACGCGCCCGTCGGAGCTCGTCCGTACGAGGGTGGTCCCTGCCATGAAGGCGCTGGTGTCGACGCCCGCGCGCACCCACAGCACCTCGCCGCGCTCGCGACCGATGCTCACGGTGTGCCGCGCCGTCGCCATGACGATGCGGTCGCCGCACAGGAAGGTGCTCGCGGCGTCCAGGCCATCCACGGCCACGCGCCACCGCTCGCCGAAGCGCAGGGCGCGCACGTGGGCGACGGGGGAGGGCGTCGCCTCGCGGACGGGTTGGGCAGGCAGGGCGTCCACGATGTGTCGTACACGCTCGGGGTCATGGTTGACGAAGCCGCGTGCGTTCTCACGTTCGCGCACGGCGCGCCGCAGCTCGCGCACCTCGTCGCGCAGCGCGCGCACACGCAGGTTGCGCCCTTGGGCGCGGTCAGCGGCGATCATCGCACGCACCAGGTCGTTCGCGAGTCGCAGGATGGGCTCCGCCGTCTCGCTCAGCTGCAGCGCCGGGGCCGTGACTGGCTCGCCCGACTCTCCGGTCAGCGAGAGCGCGATCTGCCGGTCCGCGTCGAGCCGTACGGCCACCTGGAAACGGCCAGAGCGCAGGCGCACGTGCGTGGGGCGCCCCGAGTCCCACGCGTCCACCAGCACGCGCACCGCGACGATCAAGCGCTGCACCGCAAGCAGCACCGGCCCCTGAACGAGCGGGACGCGACGGCCGCGGACGTAGGCCCACAGCGTCCCTTGGAAGAACAGCGCGTGGATGTCCGCGCGGGCGGAG
Encoded proteins:
- a CDS encoding PQQ-binding-like beta-propeller repeat protein, producing MTLNLDLPARAATPSLPPSSPKAIDARRRLSAVLLGAEAEAELPPVTDLAGACLLLARGVERKVLLPLAESAREIALVRSGERLGVSEYSTDSVPELFCLERPVTLRRMLDACRKALLAEAEDLEGARREIHLQLAEQLGTEGIAPVDSLPSALRHRGGDATAPEDEVALSFGYEVKLPRGQEALSKRSARADIHALFFQGTLWAYVRGRRVPLVQGPVLLAVQRLIVAVRVLVDAWDSGRPTHVRLRSGRFQVAVRLDADRQIALSLTGESGEPVTAPALQLSETAEPILRLANDLVRAMIAADRAQGRNLRVRALRDEVRELRRAVRERENARGFVNHDPERVRHIVDALPAQPVREATPSPVAHVRALRFGERWRVAVDGLDAASTFLCGDRIVMATARHTVSIGRERGEVLWVRAGVDTSAFMAGTTLVRTSSDGRVEFCDVSDGEPFATARVDARAGAPQPGMLLGGPGVPPMVALVEGQRVVALDLRTGQPRWRFTSRSASGLQLVKVGRVLLLSSPEGTLHAVDTSTGDELWCYATKERLATKPVVVGDRVVVAAGALGARHGSLHVVDLYSGKAHFTTQLDGAPLASPVPDKHGIAVAVSRDGVRRAIAYRSDREHVRWDVADPGLGSGAATLVVDDLLVCNSPDGRVSALELETGHTRWSASLSEAGADEVPRRLEPVLRGGALFVPSSTVHVLRPHDGSRIGDGLRCELVPDWIRVDERGWVFVAEESGHVNAHAPVPHLELVRG
- a CDS encoding alkaline phosphatase family protein — translated: MSARHLILGFDGFDLELVRALGPEVLPHVHQVMRRGVFAAQRSVQPPATLPNWTTFLTGVDPGRHGVFDFTTRHGYDVRFSGGSVREAPSVVGRLDALGLRCACLFFPATYPPERLAHGVFVSGWDAPVAFEADASFVWPPALHGPLLERFAAGRFDDVDEFDADRPGWHAELPSALVERVGRKRDLGAWLLGRETWDAFALYFGESDTAAHYLYGLHDPRSPRHPSDHPEAARAPSGLTEVYVALDRALGELLVAAAGQGGPEAVELTIVSDHGSGGSSDTVIYLNRVLEEAGLLRFREAGLERELVGRLKEAALTRLPPALRERLFGLFGTVLPSALESRARFGAIDFAHTTCFSDELNYMPAVHLNIRGREPQGTVAESDLPRVRAQVVRALQALRDPLTGAPVVAAVHRREDLFEGPYVERAPDLLLELHPDRGYTYNLMPSGGAPPGTGAFRRLAPDEWLGRKGRSLPGSHRPNGFFAAAGPRISAMGELDMHIADATATWLARMDVAVPPEFAGRVLYEALGEVVGTTESGAHVRALPDLPASRALRDDSAADEARVEARLRALGYVD
- a CDS encoding glycosyltransferase family 4 protein, translating into MSTDRAPAVLRSLHVACMPFPTPQGTQAIVAMMVRALREAGHDAALLTYAHGVATPGAPEPERLSDWPRVRATRSGPSLGKVALDLRMVAAVRRRLRRAPVDVVVAHNVEAAWACAGVGDVPVVYYAHTSMREELPHYARATYKRSARALGALLDRGACAGSAAVFALTPVLTERYAPLHAHVRCVPPPFERPPGAPPDRARARSILGLGRGDVVALYAGNLDAYQGLSVLLHALRQRGAWTCLVATDSDPTPLRAEAVRLGVAARIRWAPLATERDRAVVHAAADVALVPRRAPGGLPIKLLDALARGVPVVAGARALAGLPLTAAVTVVPDDDPAALAEAVVRVASGPAAANASEGGQHALDRAGLTPDDFATRFQQACANVVRVAPG